A segment of the Pieris napi chromosome 5, ilPieNapi1.2, whole genome shotgun sequence genome:
aataaaaaaaaagtagaatttttgaattaacaTATCTACTATATCCCGTATATTTGTAGTGAATAACAATTAATGAGTCaaccattatttataagttttttttttttttaatattatggcgattatttttaactttatgccagtttcaagtaaaattatttataagtttatattaaCAAAGTGGCCCACTGACAATGGTGTAATTTCTATCTTTAATAAGTCTGTGGGAGCTTTTTGAGCATATTGTTCCTGATTATTGTTCTGTGGACTATCACCTTCAAATgtaaaaagataataattcTCATTTCTCAGTTTTCCACAAATTTTCAGTTTGTTTAGTCAAGTCAGAAAAATACTCAACTATTGGATGgatatagtaatatttttggtaacctagtaatttaaaaaggcAGGTCTTAAAAACACACGAGTTAACATCATGAAGTCTGTTAGGACTCTATTCTAATAAGAAACACATTAAATGGTGATAAACGAAATGACTTCAAAACCTCAAATTTACCATGAAAAACAAGTAAAAGAGCTTTGTGCATTGCATGCTCTAAACAATTTGTTTCAGGTGAGTTTATCTCAATTATTGTAAGGGTTTgagtaatgttttttaaagatgTTTTGACCCCAGGTGTTTGTATTGCATTGAATATAAACGAGATTTCACTGTGACTATAGATAATTAAGTTCTGGTTAttggtaattaattttagattagagaatataatataattgatacCTGAATATATACATCTGCTTTTGCATTTTACTTTTGATGGAAGAGGTGGAAGCACAGGCAACCTTATATTAAATGGTATATTCCCAAATCGACCCTTTTCTGCCCcctgtttaaatttataaactaaatattaaatatatctttttataaaacttattgtagttagtttttttttttaatttttcaattatctTTTTCTAAAATTGATTACAGACGCGGAACACATTTTCAAAATCTGATTTAGATACAATATGTAGAAGTTTATCACCAAATGTATGGTTTAATCCACACAGATCAATGCTTGGTTTTGGaaattatgatataaatgtaataatggCAGCACTTCAAAAGCAAGGATGTGAAGCTATATGGTTTGATAAGAGAAAGTATGTATATTTCAAATAGTACACAATATACTCcaattacttattataattggttgtattttttttcatctttatgtagtaaaaatattgtaatgaataacaaaataattgtttgtctttattttaatgaaatggatttaatttaatcatttcAGGGATCCAGGTTGTTTGGATCTATCAAATATATTTGGTTTCATTTTAAACGTTCCATCAGACTATAAGTTAGGATTTGTTATGTTACCAATTAGGAGAAGGCATTGGATCACAATACGGCAGATTCAGGGAAACTTTTACAATCTGGATTCCAAGTTAGATTCACCTCAGCTTATTGGTAGGGTAAGTGCATTtcacaaacttaaaaaatataaatttctgtTTATTAGTGTAGTCCAAAAGTATACTTATAGTATAGTAGGTATACTTATCACTTCTATGATTGATGTAGATAATCTTTGTTACCGCTAACTTTTGAACCAAAAGagatcaaaataatttttttaacagggCAGTGACCTAATATCTTACCTGAAAGAGCAACTTGATTGTAAAGAGAAAGAACTGTTTGTGGTTGTGAGTCAAGAAGTAGAAGAAAAACAGCTCTGGATGCACCAatacacaattaatatagttcaAGAAGCGCACATAAAGGATTCACTAACAAACTGCCACAGTATTGACAGTATTAACTCTGAAAATGAGTATAGAAATAGAGATGCTGAAGTCCTCAGATTAAATGAAGTAAGAAACTGTATTACCGagaatagtttttaattatgtgtTAATTTGTGatgtgtcataatatttatagaataatatttctaaattcTGTTCTTCTATGTATGCTGAACTCAGtctattagtttaaaaattgcTCAATTTTTCTAGATTTTATACCAGTTCTAGATTGATTTGATTTGGTAATCAAATATTGTATGGCAGgcaattacataaaaacaaaccAGACATCAGGAACTGGTGGTTGGAgcattagttttttgttatatttatttctttgggTACGTTTtatcacaaaattattttaattttaaccattatttattaacaactaattattttacagattgttaacttttttctatttattgttttatttattcaattttgttatGTATGATAGGTCTTGTCTATAGCAATATACGGcctaatcataataattaaggTTTATAATAACACTTAAGCTCAATGACCAAATtctcataattttaatattaggaGTGTAAATATTGGGAGTGTAAATTTGTAGCTACAATATTACACATTGTTCATTTTGGTCTCATATAATTACAgaaa
Coding sequences within it:
- the LOC125049889 gene encoding josephin-1 isoform X1; protein product: MVINEMTSKPQIYHEKQVKELCALHALNNLFQTRNTFSKSDLDTICRSLSPNVWFNPHRSMLGFGNYDINVIMAALQKQGCEAIWFDKRKDPGCLDLSNIFGFILNVPSDYKLGFVMLPIRRRHWITIRQIQGNFYNLDSKLDSPQLIGRGSDLISYLKEQLDCKEKELFVVVSQEVEEKQLWMHQYTINIVQEAHIKDSLTNCHSIDSINSENEYRNRDAEVLRLNEVRNCITENSF
- the LOC125049889 gene encoding josephin-1 isoform X3, with product MVINEMTSKPQIYHEKQVKELCALHALNNLFQTRNTFSKSDLDTICRSLSPNVWFNPHRSMLGFGNYDINVIMAALQKQGCEAIWFDKRKRRHWITIRQIQGNFYNLDSKLDSPQLIGRGSDLISYLKEQLDCKEKELFVVVSQEVEEKQLWMHQYTINIVQEAHIKDSLTNCHSIDSINSENEYRNRDAEVLRLNEVRNCITENSF
- the LOC125049889 gene encoding josephin-1 isoform X2 produces the protein MVINEMTSKPQIYHEKQVKELCALHALNNLFQTRNTFSKSDLDTICRSLSPNVWFNPHRSMLGFGNYDINVIMAALQKQGCEAIWFDKRKDPGCLDLSNIFGFILNVPSDYKLGFVMLPIRRRHWITIRQIQGNFYNLDSKLDSPQLIGRGSDLISYLKEQLDCKEKELFVVVSQEVEEKQLWMHQYTINIVQEAHIKDSLTNCHSIDSINSENEYRNRDAEVLRLNEILYQF